The DNA region TGCGGGGCGGCAGCGTCACCCGCTTGTTACGCAGCGCCTTGAGTGCGCGCAGCACGGTCAGCCGGGTCTCCGACGGCAGGATGACGTCATCAAGGCTGCCGCGTTCGGCCGCCATGTAGGGGGTCAGCACCGTCTCCTCGTACTGCTCGATCAGCTCCTCGCGCAGCTCGCCGGCATCGTCGGCGGCACCGAGTTCACGATGGCACAGCATGTCGACGGCGCTGGCGGCACCCATCACCCCGATCCATGCGGTGGGCCAGGCGAAGCACATGTCGGCGCCGAGCTCCTTGGAGCCCATCACCGCGTACCCGCCACCGAACGCCTTCCGGACGATGACGGTCACCTTCGGCACCGTCGCCTCGATGTAGGCGAAGCCGAGCTTGGCACCGCGCCGGATGATGCCCTGGTGCTCCTGGACGGTACCGGGCAGAAAACCGGGGACGTCCACCAACGTCACGACGGGGATGTTGAACGTGTCGCAGAACCGTATGAACCGCGCGCCCTTCTCGGCCGCCGCGATGTCGAGAGCTCCGGCCAGATGCCGCGGCTGGTTGGCCACCACACCGACGGTGTGCCCCTCGATCCGGCCGAAGCCGCAGATGATGTTCGGCGCGAAGCCCGGGTGCACCTCCAGCAGATCACCGTCGTCGACCACCCGCGCGATCACCTCGGCCATGTCGAACGCCTCGCGCTGCGCATCGGGCAGCACCGAGTCGAGTCCGAGGTCGTCGGGGGTGACGTCCGGGACCGCCGTGCTCTCGTACACCGGTGCTTCGCCGAGGTTGTTGGGCGGCAGGAACGACAGCAGGTCCCGTACGTAGTCGAGGGCCTCGGCCTCGTTGTCCGCCATGTAGTGCGCGTTTCCGGCGACCGTGGCGTGCATCCGCGCGCCCCCGAGGTCCTCCATGCGGACCTTCTCGCCCGTGACCTTCCGGATGACGTCCGGGCCGGTGACGAACATGTGCGAGGTCCGGTCGACCATCACGACGAAGTCGGTGAAGGCCGGCACGTAGACGGCGCCGCCCGCACAGGGTCCCATGATCAGCGAGATCTGCGGGATGACACCGGACGCGGCGACCACCTTGCTGGCCACCCGGCCGTACGCGGCCAGCGACAGCACACCCTCGGCGACCCGCGCGCCGCTGGAGTCGTTGATCGCGATGACCGGACAACCGGTGTGCAGGGCGAGGTCGAGCAGTTTGCCGACCTTCTCGCCGAAGACCTCACCGACGCTGCCGCCCAGGGCCAGGGCATCCTGGGCGTAGACGCACACCTGACGGCCGTCCACGGTGCCGTAGCCGGTGATGACGCCGTCGCCGCTCGGCCGCGCCGTGTCGGCGGCGAAGCCGGTCGAGCGGTGGCGGGCGAGCAAGCCGGTCTCCACGAACGAGTCCGGGTCGAGCAGGTACTCCAGGCGGCTGCGGGCCGTCATCCGGCCGAACCGGGCGAGACGGCGGACCGTGCGGTCGGGCACGTACCGGGCCGTCTCACGCCGGGCCCGCAGATCGGCGATCTTGTCGGCGGTGGTGCCCGGCATCTTCGGGGGCACCGGTCTCCCGTCCCAGTTCCCCGTCCGCTGGACGGGGAAGCGCCGTTCCACGGCTGCGTGCGCTTCGAGGTAACCGGGTTCGTCCATAGGCGTCTCCTCGCTCACACGATCATGCTCGCGCACCCCAACGCCCAGGCTCTGACCAGCTGCTGAAAAACCGCTGAAAGGACACTGAAAGCGGCCGGGTGTCAGAGATCCGTCAGCCGACTTTCAGCGCCCGCTGACATTCTTGGCGCATGACGCGTGCCGCGGTCCTCAGTGGCCTGGGGGGCTGGCTGCCTCCCCGGGTGGTGACGAACGACGATCTGCCAGCCGAACTCGACACCTCCGACCACTGGATCCGCTCCCGTACCGGCATCGCGCGCCGCCACTTCGCCGACCCCGGCTCAGCGACCTCCGACCTCGCAGTCGAGGCCGGAGCGCGGGCCCTGGCCTCCTCGGGCACGCCGCACGCGGACGCCGTGATCCTGGCCACGACCACGCCCGACCGGATCTGCCCGGCCACCGCCCCTGAGGTCGCCACGCGGCTGGGCCTGGCCGACGCCGCCGCCTTCGACCTCAACGCCGCGTGCACCGGGTTCATGTGCGGGCTCGCCTGCGCGGCCGGAATGATCGCCACCGGCGTCACCGACCGGGTACTGGTCATCGGCGCCGAGACGTACTCCAGCATCCTCGATCCGCTCGACCGCGGGACGGCTCCCATCTTCGGCGACGGAGCCGGCGCCGTGGTCCTGCGGGCCGGCGACCCCGACGAGCCGGGCGCGATCGGCCACATCGACCTGGGCAGCGACGGCTCCGGCGCCGAACTCGTCGGGGTCAACGGCGGCGGTTCCCGGCAACGGCTCTCCGACGGGCCGGAACGAGAAGGCGAGCGGTATCTGACGATGGCAGGCCGCGAGGTGTTCAAGCACGCCGTCATGCGGATGACCGCCTCGTGCCAGACCGTGCTGGAACGCGCCGGCCGGGACGTCGACGACGTCGACCGGCTGGTGGCCCATCAGGCCAACATCCGCATCGTCCACCAGCTCGCCGACCAGTTGCGCATCGACCGCGGCCGCGTCGTGACCAACATCGACCGCGTCGGCAACACCGCGGCCGCCTCCGTCCCGCTGGCGCTGCTCCACGGCGTCGCCGACGGTGCCGTGCGGCCCGGCCAGCAGACCCTGCTCACCGCGTTCGGCGCGGGCTTCACCTGGGGCTCGACGTTGCTGACCTGGCCCGAACTCGTGCTCCGCGACTAGCCGAGCGACGGTTACCGATTGCTGATGAGGAGCCCTCTGATGAAGAACACATACGACCAGCTCACCGACATACTGGTCAACCAGTTCGAGGTGCAGCCCGAAGAGGTCCGCCCGGACATCACCTTCGAGGAACTCGAACTGGACTCGCTGTTCCTGGTGGAACTCAACCTGGTCGTCAAGCGCGACCTCGACGTGGAGATCGGCGAGGCCGACGCGACCCCGCGCAGCACGGTCGCCGACGTCGTGAAGCTGATCGACGCCCAGCTCAACCCGGCCTCATGACCACCGGTGTCGTCGTCACGGGCTTGGGGCTGGTGACCGCCGCAGGCGTCGGCACCGAAGCGACCTGGCGCGCGGTGTGCGCCGGGACGTCGACCGCTGCCACCGACCCGGCGCTGGCCGGACTGCCGGTCGACTTCTCGTGCCGGGTCCCCGATTTCGACGCCCGGGCACTGCTCGGCCGCCGAACGACCATGCAGTACGACCGTTTCGTGCAACTGGGGCTCATCGCCGCACAGGAAGCCGTCGCGGACGCCGGACTGGATCCGGCCACATGGGACGGCACCCGGGTCGGCGTCGTCGTCGGCTGCAGCGTGGGCGGTGCGGGCACGTGGGAGACACAGCACCGGAAGTTCCGCGACGACGGACCCGAGACGGTGTCATCACTGCTGATGCCGATGCTGATCCCGAACATGGTCGCCGGTCACCTGGGCATCCGCTTCCGGGCCACCGGCCCGAACCTCGTGACCGCCACGGCGTGCGCTTCCGGGGCCACCGCCATCGGCGTGGCCCGCGACATGCTGCGCCAGGGCGCCTGCGACATCGTCCTGGCGGGCGGCACCGACGCCGCGGTGGTACCTCTCATCGTCACCGGCTTCAGCCAGATGCGCGCACTGTCGACCCGTACGGAAGACCCGACGACGGCATCACGCCCGTTCGACGCCGACCGCGACGGATTCGTCATAGGGGAAGGCAGCGGCATCCTGGTCCTCGAACGCGCCGACCACGCCAAGGCCCGAGGCGCCCGCGTCCGGGCCCGGCTCGTCGGCTACGGTGCCTCCGCCGACGCGTACCACGCGACCGCCCCCGACCCCACCGGCAGCAGCGTGGAGCGAGCCATCCGCACCGCACTCGCCGACGCCGGCGCCTCTCCGTCCGACGTGGACCACGTCAACGCGCACGGCACGTCGACACCGCTGAACGACCTGGCCGAGGCCAGGGTCCTGGCCCGCTGCCTCGGTCCCGGCCCCGCGGTCACCTCGGCCAAAGGCGTCCTCGGGCACACGCTCGGCGCAGCCGGGGCGATCGAGGCGGCGCTGACGGTGCTGACGCTCGAGAACGGACTGATCCCGCCGACGGCGAACCTCGAAAGCCAGGACCCGGAGATCGAGATCGACATCGTGACCAAGGAGGCCCGGCACCGCCGCGTCGACCTCGCGCTCACGAACTCCTTCGGATTCAGCGGGCAGAACGCCGTACTCGCTTTCGCAGCGGGCTGAGCAGAGCACCTCGGCCGGGCCCGGGCGCGCGGGGCCACTCTCTTCTTCCTCCACTTCACCAGGGACGCGGTACGGGTTCCAGACACCGCCCCCGCCGCTCGGCGCCCCCGTTCCCCGTGCCCCTGTGCCCCCATGCCCCGTGCAGGGTTCGCCCGGTACGCCCTCGCCGTGACCCGCCGCACCATGCACAAGGCGCGGTAGGGCGCGACAAGGACCGGCAAGGGACGGCAGCTGGTGGTCGAGGCCGCCGCTGCCGGGATACCTCAAGCCCCCGGGTACACGCCCTCCGGGGAGTTCATGTGCCTCGTCGCCACGGCCGGGCGGAGGACCGACGGCTGTTGCCGTCGCCCAGCTCACGGCGGTGCCCGCCACGGATCGAATCCATGGCGGGCACCCTCACATTCGGCCTCGACGGCACTCCCGGCCCGGTTACTCCGACCCTTCGCTGAGTTCCTTCTTGATGAAGGCGATGAGTTCGTCGTCGCCGGCCGCGTCGAGCCGGTCGGCCATCGAATCGCCGCCGTCCGCCTCGACGGCCGTCCACTTCGACAGGAACGCCTGCAGCCGCACCGTCACCCGCGCCCGGACCAGCTCGTCCGACCGGCCGGCCGCGAACGCCGCTTCCAGCTCGTCCAGCGCACTGATCACGGGCTCGACCACGTCCGTGCCGCTCTCGCCGAGCTCGTCAAGCAGGTACCGGGCGAGCACGACCGGCGTCGGGTAGTCGAACACGATCGTCGAAGCGAGCCGCAGTCCGCTGTCCTTCGCCAGCGCGTTGCGGAACTCGACCGCCGTCAGCGAGTCGAACCCGAGATCGCGGAACGGCCGCCCGTCGACGTCCTCCACCGACTTGTAACCGAGCACCGTACCGATGCCACGGTGGACCATCTCCAACAGCGCCGCCTCCTGGTCCTCCGGGCTCATCCGAGCCAGTCGTGCACGCAGGTCCGCAGCCCTCGCACCACCGTCTTCCTCTTGGGACACAGCCGGCCCGGCGACCGGGGCATCGGCCGCTTCCGCGAACTCGCCGAGCAGCGGGCTGGGCCGCATCACCGTGAACGCCTCGGCGAAGCGGGGCCAGTCGACGTCGGCGACCGTCAGGCCGCTGTCGTTCTGGTCGATCGCCTGGGCCAGGGCCCGCATCGCCAGGTCCGGGTCCATCGGCGTCAGGCCGCGCCGACGCAGGATCTGGGCCGCTTCGGGATCCGCCGCCATACCCGCGCCGGCCCAGGGACCCCAGGCCACGGATGTACCCGGGAGACCGCGGTCGTGGCGGTGCTGGATCCAGGCGTCGAGGAACGCGTTGCCGGCGGCGTAGGCGCCCTGGCTGCCGCTGCCCCAGGTCGCGGCGATCGAGGAGAACACCACGAACAGGTCGAGCGGCAGTTCCCGGGTGAGCTCGTCCAGGTACACGGTCCCGTCGACCTTGGCGCGCAGCACCGAGGTAGCCGCCTGGGGGGTGGTCACCTCCAGCCGTTGCGGGGCGTCGAGACCGGCCGCGTGCACCACGCCGGTGAGCGGCCATTCGGCCGGAACACCTGCGATGACCGCGGCCAGCGCGTCCCGGTCGGCCACGTCGCACGCGGCCAAGCTCACCTGCGTACCGAGCTCGGTCAGCTCCTCGACCAACCCGTCCGGGGCTGAGCCCCTGCGGCTGGTCAACACCAGGTGTGGCACACCGCGCCCCGCCAGCCAGCGAGCCACCTGAGCGCCCAGAGCCCCGGTGCCACCCGTGACCAGCACCGTGCCGGACGGGTTCGGGTTCCAGGACGAGTCCGTCGCCGCGGCCGGTATCGCCCGGGTCAGCCGGCGACCGTACATCCCGGACTCACGGATCGCGATCTGGTCCTCCACCTCACCGGCAAGAACCTGGACAAGCCGCTCACCGGCCGCCGCATCCACGAACTCAGGCAGGTCGATCAGACCGCCCCAGCGCTGCGGGATCTCCAGCGCCGCGACCCGGCCCAGACCCCACACCACGGCCAGGTCCGGACTCTCCAGCCGATCGGAGCGGCCCACCGACACCGCACCACGCGTGAGCACCCACAACGGCGCCGAGACCTCACCCAGCGCCTGCACCGCGGACAGCGTGTCCGCCCACCCGGACGCGGCCAGAACCACCCCCGCGACACCGGGCAGCTGCGCAACCTCGTCGACGGGGACGTTCACCACCGTCGCGCCCGCACCGGACAAGGCCGCGGACACGTCCTCGTCCTCACGCCCGACAACCACCCACGTACCCGGCAACTTCGCCGCCGACAGGCCGGTGACCGGCTTCCACGTGACCCGGTAGCGCCAGGAGTCGAGGAGCGAACGCTGCTGGTGACGCTGCCGCCACGCGGACAACGCGGGGAGCGCCGACTCGAGCCCGGCCAGTTCCTGGAGGTCTCCGCGTTCCACGGCATCCCAGAACTCGACGTCCTGCACATCGCCGGCGGCCGTCTTCATCGACAGCTCCGGCCAGTACCGCTCACGCTGGAAGGCGTAGGCCGGCAGCGGGATCGTACGGCCGCCCCAGCCGGCGAACACCTTCGCCCAGTCGAGGTCGGCTCCGGACGTCCACAGGCGGCTGATCGCCGTCAGTGCGGTGTCGGTCTCGTCGCGGTCCTTACGGAGGATCGGCGCGAACACGGCGTCGTCGGCGGTGTCCTGGGCCATGCCGGACAGCACACCGTCCGGGCCCAGCTCCAGATAGGCCGTCACACCCAGCTGGGCCGTGGCCGTGATGCCGTCGGCGAAACGGACCGTCTGACGGACCTGCCGCAGCCAGTAGCCGGGCTGCTGCATGAGTCCGGGCTCGGCCACCACACCGGTCAGGTTCGATACGACCGGGATCCGAGCCGGGTTGAACGTCAACCCGGCCAGGACGGTCGCGAACTCGTCCAGCATCGGCTCCATCAACACCGAGTGGAACGCGTGGGACACCGTCAGGACGTTGACCCGCCGCCCCTGCTCCCCGCACTCGGCCGCATAGCGCTCGATCGCCTCGATGCCACCGGACAGCACCACAGAGCGCGGGCCGTTGACAGCGGCGATGTCCAGCCCGGAGTCGGCGACATCGGCCTCGGTGGCCTGGACGGCGAGCATGCCGCCGCCGGCAGGGAGTGCCTGCATCAGACGGCCGCGCTCGGCGACCAGGGTGCAGGCGTCGTCCAGGGACAGGATCCCGGACACATGCGCGGCGACGATCTCACCCAGGGAATGCCCCAGGAGTACGTCCGGGACCACACCCCAGGACTCGACCAGCCGGAACAGGGCGACTTCGAGGGCGAACAGACCCGCCTGCGCCCACATCGTCCGATCGAGGTCGACACCGTCGGTCAGGACCTCGCGCAGCGGACGCTCCAGCCGCACGTCCAGCCGGGCACACACCGCGTCGAACGCCTCGGCGAACACCGGGAACGCCTCGTACAGCCCCAGACCCATGCCAGGACGCTGCGAGCCCTGACCGGTGAACAACACCGCCAGCCGGCCCTCGGTGGCGACAGCAGAGGCGAGCGTCGCGTCCCCGGCCAGCACCACACGGTGCTCCAGCCCGGCCCGCGTCGTCGCCAGCGACCAGCCGACATCCACCGCATCCAACTCCGGGCGCTCCGCCACGAACGACCGCAGGTGTTCGATCTGCGCCTGCAACCCCGACGCCGACTTCGCCGATACCACCCACGGCACCGTCACAGGCGACTGCGACACCACGTTCCGCGGCAACGGCTCCGACTCCGGCGCCTGTTCCAGGATGACGTGGGCGTTGGTGCCGCTGATCCCGAACGAGGACACCGCCGCCCGGCGCGGACGGTCCACCTCAGGCCACGAGCGCGCCTCGGTCAGCAGTTCCACCGCGCCGGCGGACCAGTCCACCTGCGGCGACGGCTCATCCACGTGCAGCGTCGCCGGAAGCAGGCCATGCCGCAGCGCCATGACCATCTTGATCACACCGGCCACACCGGCGGCCGCCTGCGTGTGCCCGATGTTCGACTTGACCGAACCGAGCCACAACGGCTCGTCGGCGTCACGGCCCTGGCCGTAGGTCGCCAGCAGCGCCTGCGCCTCGATCGGGTCACCCAGCCGGGTACCTGTCCCGTGTGCCTCGACCGCGTCCACATCGGCCGTGGTGAGCCGGGCACTGGACAGTGCCTGACGGATCACCCGCTGCTGCGACGGACCGTTCGGCGCCGTCAGACCGTTCGACGCACCATCCTGATTCACCGCGCTACCCCGCACCACCGCCAAAACCTGGTGCCCGTTGCGCCGCGCATCCGAGAGCCGTTCCACCAGCAGCAGACCGGCACCCTCACCCCAGCCGGTGCCGTCCGCGGACGCCGCGAACGCCTTGCACCGGCCGTCGCCGGCCAGCCCGTCCTGCCGGTCGAACTCCACGAACGCCGACGGGGTGGCCATCACCGTCACGCCACCGACCAGAGCGAGTTCGCACTCTCCCGACCGAAGCGCCTGCCCCGCCCAGTGCAGGGCCACCAGCGACGACGAACACGCAGTGTCCACGGTGACCGCCGGGCCCTCCAACCCGAACGCGTACGAAACCCGGCCGGACAACACCGCCGCCGCGTTGCCCACAGCCGCATGCCCATCGCCCTGCTCGCCCGAGACGGCCAACAGATGCATG from Streptomyces sp. NBC_01754 includes:
- a CDS encoding acyl-CoA carboxylase subunit beta is translated as MPGTTADKIADLRARRETARYVPDRTVRRLARFGRMTARSRLEYLLDPDSFVETGLLARHRSTGFAADTARPSGDGVITGYGTVDGRQVCVYAQDALALGGSVGEVFGEKVGKLLDLALHTGCPVIAINDSSGARVAEGVLSLAAYGRVASKVVAASGVIPQISLIMGPCAGGAVYVPAFTDFVVMVDRTSHMFVTGPDVIRKVTGEKVRMEDLGGARMHATVAGNAHYMADNEAEALDYVRDLLSFLPPNNLGEAPVYESTAVPDVTPDDLGLDSVLPDAQREAFDMAEVIARVVDDGDLLEVHPGFAPNIICGFGRIEGHTVGVVANQPRHLAGALDIAAAEKGARFIRFCDTFNIPVVTLVDVPGFLPGTVQEHQGIIRRGAKLGFAYIEATVPKVTVIVRKAFGGGYAVMGSKELGADMCFAWPTAWIGVMGAASAVDMLCHRELGAADDAGELREELIEQYEETVLTPYMAAERGSLDDVILPSETRLTVLRALKALRNKRVTLPPRKHSNIPL
- a CDS encoding beta-ketoacyl-ACP synthase III, coding for MTRAAVLSGLGGWLPPRVVTNDDLPAELDTSDHWIRSRTGIARRHFADPGSATSDLAVEAGARALASSGTPHADAVILATTTPDRICPATAPEVATRLGLADAAAFDLNAACTGFMCGLACAAGMIATGVTDRVLVIGAETYSSILDPLDRGTAPIFGDGAGAVVLRAGDPDEPGAIGHIDLGSDGSGAELVGVNGGGSRQRLSDGPEREGERYLTMAGREVFKHAVMRMTASCQTVLERAGRDVDDVDRLVAHQANIRIVHQLADQLRIDRGRVVTNIDRVGNTAAASVPLALLHGVADGAVRPGQQTLLTAFGAGFTWGSTLLTWPELVLRD
- a CDS encoding acyl carrier protein, producing MKNTYDQLTDILVNQFEVQPEEVRPDITFEELELDSLFLVELNLVVKRDLDVEIGEADATPRSTVADVVKLIDAQLNPAS
- a CDS encoding beta-ketoacyl-[acyl-carrier-protein] synthase family protein, encoding MTTGVVVTGLGLVTAAGVGTEATWRAVCAGTSTAATDPALAGLPVDFSCRVPDFDARALLGRRTTMQYDRFVQLGLIAAQEAVADAGLDPATWDGTRVGVVVGCSVGGAGTWETQHRKFRDDGPETVSSLLMPMLIPNMVAGHLGIRFRATGPNLVTATACASGATAIGVARDMLRQGACDIVLAGGTDAAVVPLIVTGFSQMRALSTRTEDPTTASRPFDADRDGFVIGEGSGILVLERADHAKARGARVRARLVGYGASADAYHATAPDPTGSSVERAIRTALADAGASPSDVDHVNAHGTSTPLNDLAEARVLARCLGPGPAVTSAKGVLGHTLGAAGAIEAALTVLTLENGLIPPTANLESQDPEIEIDIVTKEARHRRVDLALTNSFGFSGQNAVLAFAAG